In a single window of the Penaeus monodon isolate SGIC_2016 chromosome 3, NSTDA_Pmon_1, whole genome shotgun sequence genome:
- the LOC119585978 gene encoding uncharacterized protein LOC119585978 encodes MVAEVEIHAEVVEQYQRDGAVLVKSVFSPSWVNKVRDGIMKNLEKPSQYSERLVAKEGEGAYFDDYCNWSWIEEFRDYIFNSPASYLLPLHEHHQKYRSTTSTTQ; translated from the exons ATGGTGGCAGAGGTGGAAATCCACGCCGAAGTCGTGGAGCAGTACCAGCGTGACGGCGCCGTTCTAGTGAAGAGCGTGTTCTCTCCGTCTTGGGTGAACAAAGTTCGGGACGGAATAATGAAAAATCTAGAGAAACCTTCTCAATACTCAGAGCGTCTTGTT GCAAAGGAAGGTGAGGGCGCATACTTTGACGATTACTGCAACTGGTCATGGATAGAAGAATTTCGTGATTATATATTCAATTCTCCTGCCTCCTACCTGCTGCCACTTCATGAACATCATCAGAAGTATCGTTCTACCACGAGCACTACTCAATAA